A single window of Actinoallomurus bryophytorum DNA harbors:
- a CDS encoding ferredoxin, whose translation MKVSVDQDRCIGSGQCVLLAPEVFDQRDEDGIVVLKDADPPAELDDDVTEAAHVCPGLAIDVGD comes from the coding sequence ATGAAGGTCAGTGTTGATCAGGACAGGTGCATCGGCTCCGGACAGTGCGTACTGCTCGCCCCGGAGGTGTTCGACCAGCGCGACGAGGACGGCATCGTCGTGCTCAAGGACGCCGACCCGCCCGCCGAGCTGGACGACGACGTGACCGAGGCCGCCCACGTCTGCCCGGGCCTGGCCATCGACGTCGGCGACTAG